The Triticum aestivum cultivar Chinese Spring chromosome 6D, IWGSC CS RefSeq v2.1, whole genome shotgun sequence genomic sequence TCTAGCAGGATACATACATCACAGGAGACATGCTGCGTTCTACTGTAGCACCCAGGCCTGCCTTAAACAAAGTTCTAAAACAAACACATCATATGGAGCTAAGTAGTAGTACTTGTTACATACAGTCAGAAACTAAAACGATACAGATTTTAACGACACGTCAAGGGGTCAGCACATGCATCAGTTTATGTTTCCCCAGATAGCTTGACCAGACGTCACCTTGTTGCTCGGCCTCGCAGTCAGCTCGTACAGAATCCGAGCAAAAGTGTCCGAGTATTTCCCTTCCGACGTCAGGATCTCAGCAAAGTTATTCTCGTGAACCAGGAGGTGCATCCTGTTTTGAGGCTCCGAGACGAGGCTCTCCAGTATCACCGCTGCTTTCCTACAGACCTCCGACACAGGGTGTGGTGCCTTCACGATCTTTAGGAGCCTATCCACAGCCCTGTTTCAATCAACAATGAAATAACAAATCAAAAAATTGCATCAAGGTATGCTATCACTGACAAAATCAAACAGATTTTACCATCGCTCACTAGCCAGCTTCAGTCTACAATCCATGTTCACTTCTGATACGTTGTAGAGGGCGCTAACAGCAGCAGCCTGTGCATCAAATGCTGGCACGCTCAACAGATCAACCAATCTCCTGTATATCTGTATATCAAGTAAATAGCTTTATTTAAAATCATCCATCCATATAGCATAAAATAGTAAATAGAGGACTCTGCCTGCTAAACGAAGGATTTACCTGTGAAATCACAGGAACAAGAAACGATTCATTGTCTGGATTGATTATCAGCCGCCCAATCAATTCAGCAGCAGCACAATGCCATGCTTTTATTGAAGAGGAAAGCATGCCCATTATGGCATGAACTGCGCTTTTCTCACTGTCTTGTAGAAAGCCAAGGAAAACAATAAGGAACAACATAAAAGGGAAAGATTGAGAAAAACACTCGTGATGAACTTCTATCTCACGTCATTTTAATATATGATGGCTTTGACGAGCTCAAGATTCTCAGGTCCAGCACAGGTGCTAAATTAACAAGGGCCTCCAGCATGTTTGTTATGAGCTCATCGTCTTCTGTCAGATGGTAGAAATGCACACAAAGATAAGTTTTCAAGTCTCACAATATTTGTTGCAAGTAACGGAACTGTTGTCTTAGCAATACATAGTCCTAGGACAACTCATCTGATCCACTACGGAGATTCAATCAAATTAGTATATGAAGCAACAAATGGCAACTTTGTGACATTTCTATTTTGCTCTATAAACCCCAGCACAAAAATCAAATAGGTGACATTAATAATAAATATTTGGATGAAAGCATCTGCAGCTCAAATGAAGGATACATAGGTGTCATTTGCAGTAACATAATCAACACACAAGAAAATTGGCACAGATATATCCAGTCATATTTTAAAATCACATATTCAATCAAGGACAAATTAATTTGTACATTTAGAATAGAGGAACTGAATAAAAGGAACATAGCATAGATGCCTGGGAATTAAAAACTAAGGACAATAACCTAGTATGAAATTTTACCTGCATTTTGGTCTTCTAAGCACTGAAATATAGTCTCCAAGCAATGTCTATGCTGGACCATGATAGTCTCATTTTCTGGCATGAAAGAAAAATTGCGGATTATATTGGAGGCCGCAACAGCACACTGTTGCCTCTCTGTCCGCCCTTCATCATCAATATTAAAAAgaccatcttcatcaaacaaaaATCCTGCAGATCTCTTCTTTGTGATAGTGGAGCTCTCTATCTTTGATTGATCATTTGGAGGACTGAAATTACCATATTTCAAAGAATATAAGTATGTTGCGCGAATCATGAAAAGTGAGATGGGTACTCAAGATATTGATGAGATCAATAATGACATACGTGGTGCTGTCCGAGTATACTTTCCCAACGTTTTCAAGACCAAATCCTGAGATTGTTGTATTGACACCCAAAGTTCTTACTCTTGGTGGTTTTGTATGGTCCCTAGGCATTGCAATATCTCGCCAGTCATCAATCTGTATAAGATGACAGAGCATCAAACAGAATGCAAGGAAAAACCAATAGTACAGCCCGATAAAAGAATTACCTCTTTTCGTGGAAAACTGGAAACCAATATAAACACACAACTTAGCAGACTGTAGAACTTAGTCTTGTGCAAaaaccttagagcatctccaacagataaTGTAGATGTATAGATAACAGAAATATACATCACCAAGGCCCAAAAAGgtactccaacagatgatgtagatgcaaaaaaaTTACATCTGGGTTTATCTGATGTAAAATGCATCACCAAGGGATGCAAATATACATCACTTGGGGGCAGATTTTACATCTAGATGTAAAACGCAGCCGCACTGCGCAAAGCCCAAGTGCCACTGGAACCTTCACTCCCCCCTCCCACCATGCGACCGCCCTGCCTCCCGCCGCCAGATCCGGCCTCCCCACCCCCGTGGCCACCGGATCTGCCGCTTTTCCACCGCCACACGCCTCGAAATCACCGGAATCGAAgcagctccgccgccgcgccgccacagaTTTGAAGCATCTCCGTCCCCGCCGGCGCTCACACAGCCTCCGCCTCCATCTTCCAATCATCTCCCTGTGACTCCGCCACTTCCCCGCCACCGCACGCCTCGTTTTTGGCAGAATTGAAGCCgctcggccgccgccgcgccgtcgctcGATTTGGAGAACCCATCGCCGCCGCGCCGCACAACCCCCATGTAGTAATTCAACTAGTTTTACATCATCTAttatacatcatctgttggagttgggtgttttttggtgatgtaaaccccactttttggtgatgtaaattttacatctagctctttttggtgatgtattttacatcatctgttggagatgctcttagaagtcaaattaaatataaaaactTCGGCAACCAATCAACAAATGGTATGTGTAAATAACAAAACATATCTTCAGAATTTTCTCTACAGCTACGACAATGACGCCAAATCCTAGATTTTGCTTGAGAACATCACACTTTTTCCCAATGTTGACGATAAAGGATGACTAACTAAATTAATTATTTTAAATATAGCTTGATTAATTAAATTTAACAAATTATACTAGACTAGTTAATTATTTTAAATGAACAATAGTGCAAACAAATTAAGCAGTGAATGCCAAAGGAATTGGGAACCTGAACTAAGCATACAATGCATGATCCAGTAACAACTAGATCAAGCTGGAGAGGAAGAACAGGAACTAAGCACCTACAACTTGAAGGAGGGCATCCAATAGCCCAGGAACTTTAGCAAGAGGTGTTGTATCCCGTCGGAGGTCATCCTTCTCCTTAAAAGAGAGTACTGTGAGGGCGTTCAATGCCCATAATATCTCACTCTTCAACCCACTTTGCAATGCAAGGACAATTCTTTTATTGTTCTGATCTGGAAAAACCACAACAAAAAGAAGTTAACTTGCCTTCTGCCAAATAGTCATGGAGGTAACCATTAAGCATACTAGAAAAGACAGATCATGCATTTCAAGCTCATGTCACAGAAGTGAGGCATCATCTGtatcaaatgggacaaaaaattactaACAGGCCAACAACCTCTTGTCTGAGTAAACTGGAACAACAAGGGCTGTCTGCATCTGTGACAACAGCTGGTCACAGAGAAAATAAAATATAAATACCGCGGCGCAATTCCTAAACTACTCAGCCAAAATATATCTTGTTTGATGAATGGGAAAACCACAACACATGTACATGCATTCACAGCCCGTGCTCGAGTTCATTCACATTTTCTCGTGCAAGCACAAATAGAAACATGAAAATTAATCATCATGCAGGCTCTTGTGGTTGCTATGATATGCTGTGTGCTCCTAATTTCTTGGCTGTTGTGGAAACAGAAGATATTAAAACATATATTACTCTGGATAAAATAAACGTAGATAGATCCTCTTATCCAATATTTGACCTCTCACATTTCACATTTCATCTTAAAATGCAGATAAACCAAACACAGGTTGACCCCTCTCATTTCATCTCATATGTGCAGAGCACAAAAAGTCTGTTTCCAATTTGGCCAAGAAAAAAAAAGGTATTCAAACACACAATTATGCAAAGCGTGCTCAACTCAACGGGATTATCATGATCCAGCATAATGCGAAGCGAAGCCATGAAATATTGGCACTAAACCCCACCAAAGTATTGTATGCTGAAGAGATAAATGTGATTAAACATCACTAATGAACTTTTGCATTTGCAACAAACTATTTTACCGTAACGTGCACCTTTTCCCTAAGAACAAAACAAGTTTCATGTTCACGTTTATTGTATGATTTTGATCAATCTAAAAAAGCCTAGGTATCTATCATGGTCAGAGCAGCCTCGGCTCGGTCAGTATCCTATAGATTAGTCATTGTTCTGCTGAAGCCAGAATTACGTGTCCAAGAATTGGAACGGGGAAGATCTAATCTGAAAGTAATCTTGCTAGGTGCTTTGGTTTTTTTACAGCACACAGCTTCGAAAAAGCATATGCTTGTGTGCTCAAATATTGTCTATTAGGATCAAATTTGCTACCAGCTTGGGAAGGCATATGATTTCCGActgaagctatggtttgtgaggtATGAGCCGGGATCTGAAGGGGGCAGAAGAATGATGAGGTCTCTCGTTTTCAACAATTAACTCTTGTTCTTACTTCTTTATCATGCTGCTGATGGCAGTTTTAATTCCAACATTACACTTGACAATCACCAGATATGGTGATTCCCAACAAGACATCCACAAGACATGATTAACCGAGGCGAACCAGCACTCGGAGTCAAAGCGTCCCTCTGTCTTCCCATAACGTGGGCTCTGATATGCAAATCTTAGATCCAAGGCTTAACCTATGTGTTTCGTTTCAATAGTTGGCATGTAATTACTCGCAGTATTGCAGCTGCGGCTGAAATAGAGAATTCCTAAttccgccacccccccccccccccccccgcgacaaGTCGACTCCAATTCGAGGGTCCAACATGTGGTTTGCCACCATTAATGTCCTAGAACCCACCGGATTCTCGGTTTGCAGGTTAAGAAGAGGCGAAGGAGAAGCTCACCGGAGAGAGCCGTGAGGACATGGAGGGAAGGCCCGACGAGGGCGGCCGGCGCCGCCGGGTCGCCGACGGCAgccgccgcggccgcggctgcaGCCCCACTGCCGGTGGTGCTTCCGAACGGGCGGCCGCGCTTGGCCGCGGCGGAACCGCCGCCTCCACCGGACTTGCCCGTCTGCTTCTGCATGGCTAGGGTTTTGGAGTTCTTCACTTAGCTCGGAGGTTCGGGCGTGGAGGTAGAAGGGGAGCAGGGTGCGTCGGCAGACAGGTAAAGTGTGGAAATAGAGTCCGTTTCACCCGTCGAATTGCGATCGATCGGTAGAGTGTGTTGATTCAAGTTTTTTTTTAAACATAAATTCAAGTTGtcattttctgaagaaaaaaaatcataagttcAGGTCAGGACAATGAAAAGTATAGatctagaaaagaaaaagaaaatggtaACGAAATCATTACCAAACATATACTCTTTGAGATATACTCCTTTTGATCAGGTTTATAAGTCAATATCAAGTGATACCACCAGTTACATGCTCCCATGATAACAACTTGAAAAGGTTAAATTTAATAAACGCTACAAGAAGCTCTATAAAAAAGTTTGTGAATGTCCATAACACATGTGTCTACAACTCCAAAAAAAATCAGAGCGAAATTCAAAGTACatttaaagaaaagaaaaagaaaaattcagCATCAAtagtgtcaataaaaacaaaagcATGAATAGTATTAAAAAACTACAAGGTTTACATCTTGATTTGTCTTTGTTGTTTCTTGATGTGTACTTTGAATTTGGGTCTGAAATATTTATAAAATAACTACACTACTCCCATTTacaaaaaaatatgatttttttgtacCATTTGAATTGATTGTCTTTTTTTTCAAATTGGGGCCATGGAAGCACACTCCCTTTATTTCAAAATATAGTGAGTCCGCGTTTTTCGAGGTCTAACTCTGactataaatttaaccaacaagaccgactgcggcgggaattttttctcccgccgcagtcggtcttgttggttaaatttatggtcaaaattgaaGCACAGGGATATAGGAAgcactatattttgaaacggaggaagtattagTGAAAGACTTCAACCATTAATTGATTAACAAAATATGATGTACATGCATAtaatttagatcactattttagtgaccAAATCCCTCTcgtatttctttatagagggagtatggGAGTATACATGTCGTCTATTTCCAACTCAATAAAACAGAACATGCCGGCtattttttttcagaaatttttcgatctattcatcttcaatcatggcagtacaacgaatactaaaaataaaaaaatacatccagatttgtagaccacctagcgacgactacaagcactgaagcgagccgaaggcgcgtcgccgtcatcacccctccatcgTTGGAGTCCGGCACAAAGCCGGGAAGTCgccgtgctaaggccccgtaggaccagcataccagaacagcaaccgccgcagataAAGAATAATGTAGATAAAAAGGATCCAACCCGAAGACATACGAATGTAGACGAATAACGACGAGATCTGAACAAATCCACCAtcgatagatccgccggagacacacctccacacgcccaccaacgatgctagacgcaccgccagaacaggggctaggcggggagacctctattccatcttcagggagccaccACCGTCTCGTCTTCAGGACACAAACTCTAGCAAAACTGAAAAAAatgactaaaaacggagcccttcCGCCGACCCTTGCCaagatccaccgcgcccccatggccctagggccaccggagaggaggcagATTGCGGCGGCGTCAGCGGGAGGCAGAAACCCTGGCTTTTttgtggaggaggaggtggcggctagAGATCTAAGCGGAAGTGCACCTGTTGCCTCCTCTGTTTCTTGATCCTGCACTAACATGCCGACTATTTACCACATCCCATGTTAATAGTCAATTTAAACCAAGTGGCTACGGCAGCCTGAGATACATACATGCACAAAGCGTGAGCGTGTGTTCGGCAACATACGCTGCAAACTTAGCAAGCTCAAAAAAATACAAACTGCTCGCCAAGGAGCAGGAAACCTTCTACCATTCAGGCCCTGTTTGGATTATCATTTTACTTTGAAATACCCCTGCAAAAAATATATTCCTTGCCTCTTCATTCTGTTTCCAGCTCAAAATTACTCAGTGGCCGGTATGATACAGGCGTAAGTTAAACACCTCCGCATTTGAATACACTGTTGACCGTTCCCAAGCTCGCCCTCAGGCTCCGTTTAGAACTGGTGTAACTTTATACAACTGCATTTAGCTCACAGGTGTATAACAGCAGCAACCATAAATCGGCTGATTACGAGCCTAAACGAGGATACAAGCGTAAACATTACAGGCCTAATACAATGAACCAACCACCTCTTACAAGCCTACCCGACGTTTTCTAACCAGCCAATGTTTTAAGGAGGGGAAACGATATTCCAAGCGGGCTCTCCGTAGCAGCGGAAAACAAGCCACGCGACCGCCAGTCACTTGAACAATTGTCAAAACGTCACCCCAGATCCTGCCATATTCCCGTGAACCCAAGGAGTTGCCGATAAAATCCTCATGAGCGTCAATGGATTTTCTTCCTTTTACGCAATGAAACTTCTCAGCACCGCTTCAATTTGCTTCTGTGAAAACATGAGATATCCTTTATATATAAATCAAATATAAACAAAAGAGCGGTAAATAGGGGCAGTTGCAGTCATGTACAAGTACAAGATGTGAGTCCACAATGTTTGGAACTAACAACCACACATTCGGGCTTTATACTACTGGCTAACCACTTGGCCTTGCAATAAACCGCCATGTAAATAGAAAAGAATGCTACAGTGGACGGCACAGTCCTTTACCTTTGAACCTTATACTAGTCAGATCTGCAAGATGCCGCATTGTCGGCCTCCCGTGCGGGCAATTCCAAGGGGACCTTAGTCCTGTCAGATTTTTCAGTATCTGAAGTGCAAAAGCAAACATTAATTCATCGTTTGAAGCAATACCTCTTTCTGGATAGTGAGTGGCTGCACAAATGGACTAAAGCAAGCATTGGATTATGCTTCTGAAAACACCCAAGTCACATCTAAACTAAACTAATACGTGTATTTTCAGGAAGGATCTATCTAGGTCACCGCAGCCGAATATTTGTAATTACCTTCTTCATTTCGGTTTTCGTTAGTGGATCGCCAATCATAGTAGACATTCGGCAAGCCCTCGAAGCGAACATGGCACGAACCCTCGAAGGGCAAACAGAGTCAGTTTTATCCATCTTATAGCTACTAATTATTGAACAGTCACCTTGACTGTCAGAAAGCATGCAAATCAGCTCCTTCACATCTAAATCAAGGGAAATGAAAGTAAGTCTACAGTTTTGAGTTTTTTACGAGCGTAAAATCAGACATGGTACAAGAATAAGTAATTACCTTGAACACCAAATGTAATATTTTTACTAAACGGTACAGCTTTCAAAAGATAATGACTGCCAGGAGAAGCATGCAAATCTTCTGCTAAAACAAAACCATTTTTTCTGAAACAAGGTGACAGAAGAAAGAATGTGAGCTACCTAGGATTTAATCACCTCCAAACACTATTGATTAAAACTAGAAAGATATAGCATGTCTTCTGTCAATACAGCGTGTCTACAGGAGGGATGAAGGACCATGCATGATTCAAGAATCAAGATGGTATGCACTTATCAAAAATAAATACACCTAGCTGGTGCAATTAATAATTTATCATGCATGAATTGATATTTTCAAGAACCAGATATAAGCAGAAAACTTCCCCTTGAAGAACAAAACAACAACAGATGTATGGATAGCATAGGTTATGTGTTACTCCCTCCGGTTAAGTATTAGCTGTCGTTTTGGACATAGGTAAAGTCAAACAAAAATATTTGGATCAGATACTTGAAAGCACATGCATATATTA encodes the following:
- the LOC123144673 gene encoding armadillo repeat-containing protein LFR isoform X1 gives rise to the protein MQKQTGKSGGGGGSAAAKRGRPFGSTTGSGAAAAAAAAAVGDPAAPAALVGPSLHVLTALSDQNNKRIVLALQSGLKSEILWALNALTVLSFKEKDDLRRDTTPLAKVPGLLDALLQVIDDWRDIAMPRDHTKPPRVRTLGVNTTISGFGLENVGKVYSDSTTPPNDQSKIESSTITKKRSAGFLFDEDGLFNIDDEGRTERQQCAVAASNIIRNFSFMPENETIMVQHRHCLETIFQCLEDQNAEDDELITNMLEALVNLAPVLDLRILSSSKPSYIKMTEKSAVHAIMGMLSSSIKAWHCAAAELIGRLIINPDNESFLVPVISQIYRRLVDLLSVPAFDAQAAAVSALYNVSEVNMDCRLKLASERWAVDRLLKIVKAPHPVSEVCRKAAVILESLVSEPQNRMHLLVHENNFAEILTSEGKYSDTFARILYELTARPSNKVTSGQAIWGNIN
- the LOC123144673 gene encoding armadillo repeat-containing protein LFR isoform X2 — translated: MQKQTGKSGGGGGSAAAKRGRPFGSTTGSGAAAAAAAAAVGDPAAPAALVGPSLHVLTALSDQNNKRIVLALQSGLKSEILWALNALTVLSFKEKDDLRRDTTPLAKVPGLLDALLQVIDDWRDIAMPRDHTKPPRVRTLGVNTTISGFGLENVGKVYSDSTTPPNDQSKIESSTITKKRSAGFLFDEDGLFNIDDEGRTERQQCAVAASNIIRNFSFMPENETIMVQHRHCLETIFQCLEDQNADDELITNMLEALVNLAPVLDLRILSSSKPSYIKMTEKSAVHAIMGMLSSSIKAWHCAAAELIGRLIINPDNESFLVPVISQIYRRLVDLLSVPAFDAQAAAVSALYNVSEVNMDCRLKLASERWAVDRLLKIVKAPHPVSEVCRKAAVILESLVSEPQNRMHLLVHENNFAEILTSEGKYSDTFARILYELTARPSNKVTSGQAIWGNIN
- the LOC123144675 gene encoding uncharacterized protein, which gives rise to MLVQDQETEEATGALPLRSLAATSSSTKKPGFLPPADAAAICLLSGGPRAMGARWILARVGGRAPFLVIFFSFARVCVLKTRRWWLPEDGIEVSPPSPCSGGASSIVGGRVEVCLRRIYRWWICSDLVVIRLHSYVFGLDPFYLHYSLSAAVAVLVCWSYGALARRLPGFVPDSNDGGVMTATRLRLASVLVVVARWSTNLDVFFYF